From the Butyrivibrio fibrisolvens genome, one window contains:
- a CDS encoding FecCD family ABC transporter permease yields MSKEKSFGKNTLEVITILVCLIILGICMGIGSVDIPLKDAMTILGGKIFGTYIPDELAATTSILWTIRLPRAMTAFLVGGALALSGAIMQSVLQNPLASSYTLGVSSGASLGASIIIVTQFTIPALGSFLLPTFGFAFGFATVLLVIAIASRFDNTLHSNTVILIGMVVSLFTNAVMTLVSSFARAHSQQLLLWTMGSFSGKRWYHVQVLLPLCIFGMIVTLYHARSMDIMSFGDEQAYAMGVNVRTRKKILLLLASLLTGASVCFSGTIGFVDLIAPHAVRIVFGSSHKRVVPMSFFVGGAFMAFCDMVARTAVESELPVGAVTGVIGAPFFVWLYLRGSKES; encoded by the coding sequence ATGAGTAAAGAAAAAAGCTTTGGAAAAAATACTCTTGAAGTCATAACGATTCTGGTATGTCTTATAATTCTCGGAATATGCATGGGAATAGGAAGTGTAGATATCCCTTTAAAGGATGCCATGACAATCCTTGGAGGTAAGATCTTCGGAACATATATTCCGGATGAACTTGCTGCAACTACGTCTATTCTGTGGACTATAAGACTTCCCAGAGCCATGACTGCATTCCTTGTAGGAGGAGCACTTGCCTTGTCAGGTGCCATCATGCAGTCTGTACTTCAGAACCCTCTTGCATCGTCGTATACTCTTGGCGTATCAAGTGGAGCATCCCTTGGAGCATCTATAATCATAGTGACCCAGTTCACTATTCCTGCACTTGGAAGCTTCCTTCTTCCGACCTTTGGATTTGCATTTGGTTTTGCTACAGTTCTTCTTGTAATAGCTATCGCTTCAAGATTTGATAATACACTTCATTCCAATACGGTTATACTTATTGGAATGGTTGTATCCCTTTTTACCAATGCGGTTATGACTCTTGTAAGCTCTTTTGCCAGAGCACATTCACAGCAGCTTCTGTTATGGACGATGGGGTCATTTTCAGGCAAAAGGTGGTATCACGTGCAGGTACTCCTTCCGCTGTGTATATTCGGAATGATCGTGACACTGTATCATGCAAGATCTATGGATATCATGTCATTTGGTGATGAGCAGGCATACGCAATGGGAGTTAATGTAAGAACAAGGAAAAAAATACTCCTTCTCCTTGCATCTCTTCTTACAGGAGCATCAGTCTGCTTTTCAGGAACGATAGGATTTGTGGATCTGATCGCTCCGCATGCAGTCAGGATTGTTTTTGGATCATCTCATAAGAGAGTCGTACCTATGTCATTTTTTGTAGGAGGCGCTTTTATGGCGTTTTGCGATATGGTCGCAAGAACAGCAGTAGAGTCAGAGCTTCCGGTAGGAGCAGTTACGGGAGTTATAGGTGCGCCATTTTTTGTATGGTTGTATCTTCGCGGTAGTAAAGAGTCATAG
- a CDS encoding DUF58 domain-containing protein produces MQTILIIPIAFFIFYLYRSYFKMKWSENLSATLTFGSDIVEGGDTVLKEVISNRKRLGIPFLEVRFQVGKGLEVENGQNVTVSDRTNITDIFSLRRYEKITRTLPVHGARRGYYEVLSTSLVGYDMIGAVEHYALRDQNTSLYVYPMVLPNDRFDVSFSKMLGDVVTRRFLQEDVFTFRGIRDYTTQDTVSSINWKASAASAGLKVNLHDPTSSQEIVLLLNVEDPSVLYDSELLEDSIRLVMSLTTFFISKHIPIRLISNARDIISGDEIEENSGNSDDHRHRIAMDLARIDLTRDVRPMSEILLDRVIPKAKLGSSQSDVTYMLISSCQRDDIIRAAGELADINGSLIWLSPLTPSMEVRVPEGRIQFHKVKHE; encoded by the coding sequence GTGCAGACAATACTGATAATACCTATAGCATTTTTTATATTCTATTTATATAGATCCTATTTTAAGATGAAGTGGTCTGAGAATCTAAGCGCTACACTGACATTTGGGAGTGACATAGTAGAGGGCGGAGATACAGTACTTAAGGAAGTTATATCTAATCGCAAGAGACTTGGTATCCCTTTTCTTGAAGTACGTTTTCAGGTCGGTAAGGGACTTGAAGTAGAAAACGGTCAGAACGTAACTGTATCTGACAGGACCAATATCACGGATATATTCAGCTTAAGACGCTATGAGAAGATAACAAGGACACTTCCTGTCCATGGAGCAAGGAGAGGATATTATGAAGTCTTGTCAACAAGCCTTGTAGGCTATGACATGATAGGAGCGGTAGAACATTATGCTCTTAGAGATCAGAATACCTCTTTGTATGTATATCCTATGGTACTTCCAAATGACAGATTCGATGTTTCTTTTTCTAAGATGCTGGGAGATGTAGTTACTAGAAGGTTCCTTCAGGAGGATGTCTTCACATTCAGGGGGATAAGAGATTATACAACGCAGGATACTGTATCTTCGATCAACTGGAAGGCGAGCGCGGCAAGTGCAGGTCTAAAGGTCAATCTTCATGATCCTACATCATCACAGGAGATAGTACTGCTTCTAAATGTTGAGGATCCGTCTGTATTGTATGATTCAGAGCTTTTGGAAGACAGTATCAGACTTGTCATGTCACTTACGACATTTTTCATCTCCAAACATATACCGATAAGACTCATATCCAATGCAAGAGATATAATATCCGGCGATGAGATAGAAGAAAACAGCGGTAACTCCGATGATCACAGGCACCGCATAGCTATGGATCTTGCAAGGATAGATCTGACCAGGGATGTGCGCCCTATGTCAGAGATACTCCTTGACAGAGTGATACCAAAGGCAAAGCTTGGATCTTCGCAAAGTGATGTGACGTATATGCTTATATCAAGCTGCCAGAGAGATGATATTATCAGGGCAGCAGGTGAACTTGCAGATATAAACGGAAGCCTTATATGGCTAAGCCCCCTTACTCCATCCATGGAAGTAAGAGTGCCTGAAGGCAGGATACAGTTCCATAAAGTCAAACACGAATGA
- a CDS encoding EAL domain-containing protein, whose product MVWNVYFEIAALMISVVLMLSDLWKKHLPFRSWNYFAWILSLQIICCIFDIISCGMAIRPYRYSIRIHYLINIVYYISYIMEIWSFAIFTIAMTGKSKSIRRTTWFVIALPYLVSFISVLITPFTHMFFYIDSEGVYHRGWAYYYTWLTFLAFYILLPVAYAWFYKVQMAPYRMMYTIGFWALSLTGMLLQGFIFTDVLLEGLFNTAAILIIYLNIQNPSQFTDADTGLYNQWALGEVIDEKLEYGDPIDISVIGIENFPVLESIYGRRKLMRVLHSIADEITEQVKGVNLFYMHRGRFALLFNKNTNHKQIEHAIRRRFEMPWGEEDGKVTFKIHITHLDEDVPKMSIREIFDSLEEGLRNAEMKDNEVTEIISAQRIEEIRDGIKVEHAVSKAIRERRIQVAFQPIYSTKKERIISVEALARLVDDELGIIEPDVFIPIAEKNGTIGFIGSQVFEQVCSFIRERDMEDLGVRFIEVNLSPIQCKSGELVSDLFNLMDRYEIDPRQINFEITESAMTDGKILNEMMTKIIQRGSTFSLDDYGTGYSNLVELLDLPFKIVKIDKSLVWSYFNGTSDVLPDIVKTFSKRGYEIVAEGVETHNMAEKLRDMGCDYLQGFYFSKALPADQLVSYVYNNRRLRIMEEMRL is encoded by the coding sequence ATGGTTTGGAATGTTTATTTTGAAATAGCAGCTCTTATGATATCGGTGGTACTCATGCTTTCGGATCTTTGGAAGAAGCATCTTCCTTTCAGATCCTGGAACTATTTTGCATGGATTTTGAGCTTGCAGATCATATGCTGTATATTTGATATTATTTCATGTGGTATGGCTATAAGACCGTACAGGTATTCAATACGAATACATTATCTTATCAACATCGTATATTATATTTCTTATATAATGGAGATATGGTCGTTTGCTATATTCACTATAGCTATGACAGGTAAGAGTAAGAGCATAAGAAGGACAACCTGGTTTGTAATTGCGCTTCCTTATCTTGTATCTTTTATATCTGTTCTGATCACGCCTTTTACCCATATGTTCTTCTATATAGACAGTGAAGGCGTATATCACAGAGGCTGGGCATATTACTATACCTGGCTTACATTCCTTGCCTTTTATATCCTGCTACCAGTGGCATATGCCTGGTTCTACAAGGTTCAAATGGCGCCTTACAGGATGATGTATACTATAGGCTTTTGGGCATTGTCACTTACTGGTATGCTGTTGCAGGGATTTATTTTTACAGACGTACTTCTGGAAGGATTATTCAATACGGCAGCTATACTTATAATATACCTAAATATCCAGAATCCATCCCAGTTTACTGATGCGGATACAGGTCTGTATAACCAGTGGGCACTTGGAGAAGTTATTGATGAAAAGCTTGAGTATGGTGATCCTATCGATATAAGCGTCATCGGCATTGAGAACTTCCCTGTACTAGAGAGTATATATGGTCGAAGGAAACTCATGAGAGTTCTTCATAGTATAGCAGACGAGATCACAGAACAGGTCAAGGGAGTCAACCTTTTCTATATGCACAGGGGAAGGTTTGCACTTCTTTTTAATAAAAATACCAATCATAAGCAGATAGAGCATGCTATAAGAAGGCGATTTGAGATGCCTTGGGGCGAAGAGGATGGCAAGGTTACTTTCAAAATACATATAACCCACCTCGATGAAGATGTGCCCAAGATGAGTATCCGCGAGATATTCGATTCACTTGAAGAGGGACTTCGTAATGCTGAGATGAAGGATAACGAAGTGACCGAGATCATCAGTGCGCAGAGGATAGAGGAGATAAGAGACGGTATCAAAGTAGAGCACGCTGTCAGCAAAGCTATCAGGGAGCGAAGGATACAAGTTGCCTTCCAGCCTATTTATTCTACCAAAAAAGAAAGGATCATATCAGTAGAAGCGCTGGCAAGACTTGTGGATGACGAGCTTGGGATAATAGAACCTGACGTATTTATTCCTATTGCAGAAAAGAACGGAACTATAGGATTTATAGGATCTCAGGTATTTGAGCAGGTATGCTCTTTTATCAGAGAAAGGGATATGGAGGACCTTGGCGTCAGATTCATAGAGGTCAATTTATCACCTATACAGTGTAAGTCGGGTGAACTTGTATCAGACCTTTTCAATCTTATGGACAGATACGAGATCGACCCCAGACAGATCAATTTCGAGATAACAGAATCAGCTATGACAGACGGCAAGATCCTCAACGAGATGATGACTAAGATCATCCAGAGGGGCAGCACCTTCTCTTTGGACGATTATGGAACTGGTTATTCCAATCTTGTTGAGCTTCTGGATCTTCCTTTTAAGATAGTCAAGATAGATAAGTCTCTTGTATGGTCTTATTTTAACGGGACTTCAGATGTACTTCCTGATATTGTCAAGACCTTTAGCAAAAGAGGTTATGAGATTGTAGCAGAGGGAGTTGAGACTCATAATATGGCAGAAAAGCTTCGTGACATGGGCTGTGATTATCTTCAGGGGTTCTATTTCTCCAAGGCTCTTCCTGCAGATCAGCTTGTATCATATGTATACAACAACCGTCGTCTTCGTATCATGGAGGAGATGAGGCTTTGA
- a CDS encoding methyl-accepting chemotaxis protein: MAKNKDVLTKENSSNMTSSSHTRKVPFIKTVSGMSGVTYFFLLIVYIISIAIVTSQMINIATTSTGTTAMAENVMDSMRIFEVDMRILDNDGFALATMYDTLVSIGQVDSKNTEMETCLSEMDAALETIESTFTSMASHGSQGSDEANNAVSILKENYSGYKEGYTNIIAASKNADVDTITGVVFGDASTQLATMKEQLTILDEQILHLREILTNVVESQEKSAITKVNVMFVIFLFAVAISIMFNYMLVGRKVKQIASEINSIISDIRDRKGDLTARITTHTSSELIYIKDGFNEFIESLQGILRNVKNSTDTLTDSSSNITGKIQLASDNVTNTSAALEELSASMQNVSDTASTINGKLEDVKSATGTINDGIKNGTTKAGEIKTEAIDIKKDAQNKKDNTGSRMEELSSVLEQSVKDSEKVAQINELTNVILDIASQTNLLALNASIEAARAGEAGKGFAVVAEEISSLAENSRQTAGNIQNISNEVTDAVKSLADNAMQVLDFINTTVLSDYDSFVETGEKYEQTAEFLTDMLSSMEGQTQNLNSYMNEMADSISSITDSVQEASDAINLSAENSQDIVDQISGISEAMTTNNGVTEQLNEDTRQFIKM; this comes from the coding sequence ATGGCCAAGAATAAGGACGTTCTAACCAAGGAAAACAGTAGTAATATGACTTCATCATCACATACCAGAAAAGTTCCATTTATAAAAACTGTCTCCGGAATGTCCGGTGTCACATATTTTTTCTTACTTATCGTATATATTATATCAATTGCTATAGTAACTTCTCAGATGATAAATATCGCTACCACATCAACCGGTACTACAGCTATGGCTGAAAATGTCATGGACAGCATGCGTATATTTGAAGTTGATATGCGTATACTTGACAATGATGGATTTGCTCTTGCTACTATGTATGATACCCTCGTTTCTATAGGTCAGGTTGATAGCAAGAACACCGAGATGGAAACTTGCCTAAGCGAGATGGATGCAGCTCTTGAAACGATCGAAAGCACATTTACATCAATGGCATCACATGGTTCTCAGGGTTCTGACGAAGCCAATAATGCAGTCAGTATATTAAAAGAAAACTATTCAGGTTACAAAGAAGGATATACTAATATAATAGCCGCATCAAAGAATGCTGATGTAGATACTATAACCGGAGTAGTATTCGGAGATGCTTCTACTCAGCTTGCTACAATGAAAGAGCAACTCACAATTCTCGATGAACAGATTCTCCATCTAAGAGAGATCCTTACAAACGTAGTTGAGTCTCAGGAAAAAAGTGCTATCACCAAAGTCAATGTAATGTTTGTTATATTCCTTTTTGCAGTAGCTATATCCATTATGTTCAACTATATGTTGGTAGGACGCAAAGTTAAACAGATTGCAAGCGAGATCAATTCTATAATCTCAGATATAAGAGATCGCAAAGGCGACTTGACTGCAAGGATCACAACTCATACATCTTCTGAACTTATATATATAAAAGACGGCTTCAACGAATTCATCGAATCACTTCAGGGAATATTAAGAAATGTCAAAAATAGTACTGATACACTTACAGATTCATCCTCTAACATAACAGGCAAGATCCAGCTTGCAAGCGACAATGTTACCAATACATCTGCTGCCCTTGAAGAACTCTCTGCCAGCATGCAGAACGTATCAGATACTGCCAGCACCATCAATGGCAAACTTGAAGATGTCAAGAGTGCCACAGGCACCATCAATGACGGTATCAAGAATGGAACCACCAAAGCAGGCGAGATCAAGACTGAAGCTATCGATATCAAGAAAGATGCCCAGAACAAAAAAGACAATACAGGCTCCCGTATGGAAGAACTCTCCAGTGTACTAGAGCAGTCCGTCAAGGATAGTGAAAAGGTTGCCCAGATCAATGAGCTTACAAATGTAATCCTTGATATAGCATCCCAGACCAATCTCCTTGCACTTAATGCCTCAATAGAAGCTGCAAGAGCAGGCGAAGCCGGTAAAGGATTTGCAGTCGTTGCTGAAGAGATCAGCTCCCTTGCTGAGAACTCCCGTCAGACAGCAGGCAATATCCAGAATATCAGTAATGAAGTTACAGATGCAGTTAAGTCTCTTGCAGACAATGCTATGCAGGTTCTTGACTTCATCAATACTACAGTTCTAAGCGACTATGATTCCTTCGTAGAAACAGGTGAGAAGTATGAGCAGACCGCAGAATTCTTAACCGACATGCTAAGCTCCATGGAAGGTCAGACTCAGAATCTTAACAGCTACATGAACGAGATGGCTGATTCCATATCATCCATCACAGATTCTGTTCAGGAAGCTTCCGATGCCATCAACCTCTCAGCTGAGAATTCTCAGGATATCGTAGATCAGATATCCGGTATCAGCGAAGCTATGACTACCAATAACGGCGTAACCGAACAGCTTAACGAAGATACACGTCAGTTCATTAAGATGTGA
- a CDS encoding glycosyltransferase family 2 protein, which yields MKKILSVAIPCYNSQDYMRHCVETLLSGGDKVEILIIDDGSKDDTLKIAKELEKANPGIVRAIHQENKGHGGAVMTGIREATAPYFKVVDSDDWVGVEAFHHILQLLDGFITTGKEVDLLLANYIYDKVGSRRKKVIRYTHALPTDQVIGWDHARHFKKGQYILMHSAIYRTQVLRDSGLDLPEHTFYVDNLFVYKPLPYVKKLYYTDTDLYHYFIGREDQSVNEKVMISRIDQQIRVNKMMLDGTDLRKVEDAHLRKYMYNYAEIITVISSILLIKSGTPENLAKKKELFAWLKENHNYFYKKFMHGIFGPALCLHTRFGRKCQILCYNAANRFFGFS from the coding sequence ATGAAAAAGATATTGAGCGTAGCAATACCTTGCTACAATTCTCAGGACTATATGCGTCACTGCGTTGAAACTCTTCTGTCTGGCGGGGACAAAGTAGAAATCCTTATAATAGATGATGGTTCCAAAGATGATACTCTCAAGATTGCCAAGGAACTTGAAAAGGCCAATCCGGGGATTGTCCGCGCAATACATCAGGAAAACAAGGGGCATGGCGGAGCTGTCATGACTGGAATAAGAGAAGCTACTGCACCATATTTTAAGGTTGTAGATTCTGACGACTGGGTAGGAGTAGAAGCCTTCCATCACATATTACAACTGCTTGACGGCTTTATAACAACCGGTAAAGAAGTTGACCTCCTTCTTGCCAACTATATCTATGATAAGGTCGGATCACGCAGGAAGAAGGTTATCCGCTATACACACGCTCTTCCCACCGATCAGGTAATAGGCTGGGATCATGCAAGACATTTCAAAAAGGGTCAGTACATACTGATGCATTCTGCAATATACCGTACTCAGGTACTTAGAGACAGTGGTCTTGATCTTCCTGAGCACACATTCTATGTAGACAATCTCTTTGTATATAAGCCTCTTCCCTATGTCAAGAAGCTCTACTATACAGATACAGATCTGTACCACTATTTTATAGGCCGCGAAGATCAGTCTGTTAATGAGAAGGTCATGATATCTAGGATCGATCAGCAGATAAGAGTTAACAAGATGATGCTCGATGGCACTGATCTTAGAAAGGTCGAGGATGCTCATCTTCGCAAGTACATGTACAACTATGCTGAGATCATAACTGTAATATCCTCGATTCTTCTTATAAAGTCAGGTACGCCTGAAAACCTTGCCAAGAAAAAAGAGCTTTTTGCATGGTTAAAAGAAAACCACAACTATTTCTATAAAAAGTTTATGCATGGTATATTCGGCCCTGCGCTTTGTCTTCATACACGCTTTGGAAGAAAATGCCAGATCCTGTGCTACAACGCCGCCAACAGATTCTTCGGTTTTTCATAA
- the thrH gene encoding bifunctional phosphoserine phosphatase/homoserine phosphotransferase ThrH, which translates to MFVTCLDLEGVLVPEIWIAFSKASGIPELSKTTRDEPDYDKLMKWRLGILKEHGLGLKEIQETIATIDPMPGAKEFLDELRSFTQVIIISDTFQEFASPLMKKLGMPTIFCNSLEVAEDGEITGFKMRCDHSKLSTVKALQSIGFETIASGDSYNDLEMIKASKAGFLFKSTDKIKADNPDLPAFENYDDLMKAIKGAINS; encoded by the coding sequence ATGTTCGTTACATGTTTAGATCTTGAAGGTGTTCTTGTTCCCGAAATCTGGATCGCATTCTCTAAAGCAAGCGGTATTCCGGAGCTTTCCAAAACAACCAGAGATGAGCCTGATTATGACAAGCTCATGAAGTGGAGACTTGGTATACTAAAAGAACACGGTCTTGGCCTTAAAGAGATCCAGGAAACAATCGCAACTATCGATCCCATGCCCGGTGCCAAAGAGTTCCTTGATGAACTTCGCTCTTTTACACAGGTTATCATCATATCTGATACTTTCCAGGAATTTGCAAGTCCTCTTATGAAAAAGCTTGGAATGCCTACAATCTTCTGTAACAGCCTTGAAGTTGCAGAAGATGGCGAGATTACAGGCTTCAAGATGAGATGTGATCATAGTAAGCTCTCTACTGTCAAAGCCCTCCAGTCCATCGGTTTTGAGACCATCGCAAGCGGCGACAGCTACAATGACCTTGAGATGATCAAAGCAAGCAAAGCAGGCTTTCTGTTCAAGTCCACAGACAAGATCAAGGCTGACAATCCTGATCTTCCAGCTTTTGAAAACTATGATGATCTTATGAAAGCTATAAAAGGAGCTATTAATTCCTGA
- a CDS encoding ABC transporter substrate-binding protein, which produces MKKKLLSVMMATTLSFTMLVGCASSDSKKEDEAVSENSDDAASKASDEADTAASNAQEESSEEETAAVEAIVLSEAPATDLAGNEITVPTEIDAIVSMSPSSTRLLIDLGLSDYIVACDTYSYEYYGDDLVADVPQYDMMAPDQESIVALNPDIIFTTGMSYATGSDVYASVREAGICVADIPSASSLDEIGESITFIGACTGTSEEAELILEEMNDTLAQIEELASTISDDEKKTVLYETNTPTADYPTIYSAGSDTYIGEMIEKLGAINATGDQEGWPSLTEEDAIAINPDVIISTDMFTPDAVDTHLALSGWENVTAVANGDVYLMELSNELNQPNQHVVSAMVEMAKYIYPDVFADLEDPFAVIAR; this is translated from the coding sequence ATGAAAAAGAAACTGTTATCAGTAATGATGGCTACAACATTGTCATTTACAATGCTTGTAGGATGTGCATCTTCAGATTCCAAGAAAGAAGATGAAGCTGTATCAGAAAATTCAGATGATGCTGCCAGTAAGGCAAGCGATGAAGCAGATACTGCTGCATCGAACGCTCAAGAGGAGTCATCTGAGGAAGAGACTGCTGCAGTAGAAGCTATAGTACTGAGTGAAGCTCCTGCTACAGATCTTGCAGGCAATGAGATCACTGTACCTACAGAGATTGATGCTATCGTTAGTATGTCACCTTCATCAACACGCCTTCTTATCGACCTTGGACTTTCAGATTATATCGTAGCATGCGATACATATTCTTATGAATATTATGGCGATGATCTTGTAGCAGATGTTCCTCAGTATGATATGATGGCTCCTGATCAGGAATCAATCGTAGCTCTTAATCCTGATATCATATTCACAACAGGCATGAGCTATGCTACAGGTAGTGATGTATATGCCTCTGTTCGTGAAGCCGGCATCTGCGTTGCTGATATCCCAAGCGCATCATCACTTGATGAGATCGGTGAGAGCATCACATTCATCGGAGCATGCACAGGTACATCTGAAGAAGCAGAACTTATATTAGAGGAGATGAATGATACTCTTGCTCAGATTGAAGAGCTTGCATCTACAATCTCAGATGATGAGAAGAAGACAGTCCTTTATGAGACCAACACTCCTACAGCTGACTATCCTACAATCTATTCTGCAGGTTCAGACACATACATTGGCGAGATGATCGAGAAGCTGGGCGCTATCAATGCTACAGGAGATCAGGAAGGCTGGCCTTCACTTACAGAAGAGGATGCTATTGCTATAAATCCTGATGTTATCATCTCTACAGATATGTTCACTCCTGATGCAGTAGATACTCATCTTGCTCTTTCAGGTTGGGAGAATGTAACAGCTGTTGCTAACGGCGATGTATATCTTATGGAACTTTCAAATGAGCTCAATCAGCCCAACCAGCACGTAGTAAGTGCTATGGTAGAGATGGCTAAGTACATCTATCCTGATGTATTTGCAGATCTTGAAGATCCATTTGCAGTAATAGCTCGCTAA
- a CDS encoding AAA family ATPase: MNTDKISILKDNIGKVIVGKDRVVELALCALIANGHVLLEDVPGTGKTVLAKSIAASAGIDFERIQFTPDLLPTDITGLNVVNVQNGEFTFHKGPVFTSILLADEINRATPRTQAGLLECMEERQVTVDGVTRKLPDPFFVIATQNPIETAGTFPLPEAQLDRFMMKLSMGFPSQDEEKKILERALTGDRLKVLEAVVTGEDILAWRQEASSVSVHKELIAYITDIVKATRNRSDVAAGVSPRGSIALLRCAQALAFIRGREYVVPEDIKELAVPVLAHRLVIPHTFGKSSSCEDIILKILDEVPVPTEEFR; this comes from the coding sequence ATGAATACAGACAAGATAAGTATACTAAAAGACAACATTGGCAAAGTAATTGTGGGCAAGGACCGTGTAGTGGAACTTGCCCTTTGTGCATTAATTGCAAATGGGCATGTACTTCTTGAAGATGTGCCCGGAACCGGCAAGACTGTCCTTGCCAAGTCTATTGCTGCATCAGCAGGAATTGATTTTGAGAGGATTCAGTTCACTCCGGATCTTCTTCCGACAGATATCACAGGTCTAAATGTCGTAAATGTTCAAAACGGCGAATTTACTTTTCACAAAGGACCGGTATTCACATCTATACTTCTTGCAGATGAGATCAACAGGGCTACTCCAAGGACACAGGCAGGACTTCTTGAATGTATGGAAGAGCGCCAGGTGACAGTAGATGGTGTTACCAGAAAGCTTCCGGATCCCTTCTTCGTAATCGCAACCCAGAACCCTATAGAGACAGCAGGAACCTTCCCTCTTCCGGAGGCTCAGCTGGACAGATTCATGATGAAGCTCTCCATGGGCTTTCCTTCTCAGGATGAGGAGAAAAAAATCCTCGAAAGAGCTCTTACAGGTGACAGATTAAAGGTTCTTGAAGCTGTAGTAACAGGTGAAGATATCCTGGCATGGAGACAGGAAGCAAGTAGTGTCAGTGTCCACAAAGAGCTGATAGCTTATATAACTGATATAGTCAAAGCTACAAGAAACAGGTCAGATGTGGCGGCAGGAGTAAGCCCAAGAGGCAGTATAGCACTTCTTCGCTGCGCCCAGGCACTTGCCTTCATAAGAGGAAGAGAGTACGTGGTTCCTGAAGATATCAAGGAACTGGCTGTTCCTGTGCTTGCCCACAGACTTGTGATCCCCCACACTTTTGGAAAGAGCTCTTCTTGTGAAGATATAATCCTTAAGATCCTTGATGAAGTACCGGTCCCCACAGAAGAGTTCAGATGA
- a CDS encoding ABC transporter ATP-binding protein, whose translation MKAISVSNLSAGYGSDPVISDISFDLECGHNLSIMGANGSGKTTLLRSLTGLIGYKGNISILGQDLGSLKRRQIAGMMAMMSQLSPVYFSYSVRETVELGRYARRDNERHQKGASFLNMQLSHQSLVHDREVVDKCLEMTGLKDIEKKQISALSGGQLQRVFLARCFAQETPIILLDEPTNHLDLKYQAELMEHLETWSKGETALYDGTVVPNTLIGVFHDISLAVEVSSDMIFIKSGKVLCKGEKDKVLTADVLEEAYGMDVAGYMNRQRRIWGTLT comes from the coding sequence ATGAAAGCAATATCTGTTTCGAATCTGTCAGCCGGATATGGAAGTGATCCTGTAATAAGTGATATAAGTTTCGACCTTGAATGCGGGCATAATCTCTCTATTATGGGGGCTAACGGAAGCGGCAAGACTACCCTTCTAAGAAGTCTTACAGGACTTATTGGATATAAGGGCAATATCAGCATATTGGGTCAAGATCTTGGATCTTTAAAAAGGCGTCAGATAGCAGGTATGATGGCCATGATGTCACAGCTGTCTCCTGTATACTTTTCGTATAGTGTCAGAGAGACTGTAGAGCTTGGAAGATATGCAAGACGTGATAATGAAAGACATCAAAAGGGTGCTTCATTTCTGAATATGCAGCTAAGTCATCAAAGCCTTGTACATGACAGAGAAGTGGTTGATAAATGTCTAGAAATGACAGGTCTTAAGGATATTGAGAAAAAGCAGATAAGTGCTCTTTCGGGAGGCCAGCTTCAAAGAGTCTTTCTTGCAAGGTGTTTTGCACAGGAGACTCCCATAATACTTCTTGATGAACCGACTAATCACCTTGATCTTAAATACCAGGCAGAGCTTATGGAGCATCTTGAGACCTGGTCTAAGGGAGAGACAGCTTTATATGATGGAACTGTGGTTCCTAATACATTAATCGGAGTTTTTCATGATATAAGTCTTGCAGTGGAAGTATCAAGTGATATGATATTTATTAAAAGCGGTAAAGTGCTTTGCAAGGGGGAAAAAGACAAAGTTCTGACCGCAGACGTACTTGAAGAAGCGTATGGAATGGACGTTGCCGGGTATATGAACAGGCAGCGCAGAATATGGGGGACGCTTACATAA